In Actinomadura citrea, a single window of DNA contains:
- a CDS encoding ABC1 kinase family protein, whose translation MDGSATIIAFLIGTAINTWVMAYGARRLLDTRFPLFRTLVAGAVGQAVASPIISALIGDLRANRDPAPLGWFVCLGFACALLVSMTILVLWEAFVPTGTVPSPLHWFGNVRSRIARTRRYRRISFIFLRHGLGPYLRGRARPSAHTARSFTHALEQGGVVFVKLGQVLSTRRDVLPPEFVQELGRLQDCAAPVPWPQIERVLREELGDPHEVFAAFDRTPLAAASIAQVHRAALRSGEEVVVKIQRPGVRAVVERDLDIVGRLARTLHDRAGWARSFGVVDLANGFATALREELDFRVEARNMASVAATARSGDVVIPRPHDDLCTSRVLVMQRLDGVALSKAGPRVDSAGLDRTALARTLLDTVLRQIVLDGVFHADPHPGNILLLDDGRLGLIDFGSVGRLDTELRGCLQRMLIAMNRGDAVAVTDAFLEVVARPDELDEQGLARALGAFMARHLGPGTAPDMTMFTDLFRLVARFDLAVPAEIAAVFRALATLEGGLSELAPGFGIVTEAHAFGESYLRERLHPASLRDAANDELLNLLPILRRLPRRLDRITAAAEAGRLSLNVRLFADESDRRTVTGLLQQVLLTILASTAGVMAVLLLGLKDGPAMTRDVTLFQFFGYCGLVICSVLSLRVLAVVFRR comes from the coding sequence ATGGACGGTTCGGCAACGATCATCGCTTTCCTCATCGGAACGGCGATCAACACCTGGGTCATGGCGTACGGGGCGAGGAGACTTCTCGACACCCGGTTCCCCCTGTTCCGGACGCTCGTGGCGGGCGCGGTCGGGCAGGCCGTCGCGAGCCCGATCATCAGCGCGCTGATCGGCGACCTGCGCGCGAACCGGGACCCCGCGCCGCTGGGGTGGTTCGTCTGCCTCGGCTTCGCGTGCGCCCTCCTCGTCTCGATGACGATCCTGGTGCTGTGGGAGGCGTTCGTCCCGACAGGGACGGTGCCGTCACCGCTCCACTGGTTCGGCAACGTGCGGTCGCGGATCGCGCGCACCCGCCGCTACCGGCGCATCTCGTTCATCTTCCTGCGCCACGGCCTCGGTCCCTACCTGCGCGGCCGCGCCCGCCCGAGCGCACACACCGCGCGCTCGTTCACGCACGCGCTCGAACAGGGCGGCGTCGTGTTCGTGAAGCTCGGCCAGGTCCTGTCCACACGGCGGGACGTCCTGCCGCCGGAGTTCGTCCAGGAACTGGGGCGGCTCCAGGACTGCGCCGCCCCCGTCCCGTGGCCGCAGATCGAACGCGTCCTCCGCGAGGAGCTCGGCGACCCGCACGAGGTCTTCGCCGCCTTCGACCGGACCCCGCTCGCCGCCGCGTCCATCGCGCAGGTGCACCGTGCCGCCCTCCGGTCCGGCGAGGAGGTCGTGGTCAAGATCCAGCGGCCGGGCGTCCGCGCGGTGGTCGAACGCGACCTCGACATCGTCGGCCGCCTCGCCCGGACGCTCCACGACCGCGCCGGATGGGCCAGGTCGTTCGGCGTCGTCGACCTCGCGAACGGCTTCGCGACCGCGCTGCGCGAGGAACTCGACTTCCGCGTCGAGGCCCGCAACATGGCCTCCGTCGCGGCCACCGCCCGCAGCGGCGACGTCGTCATCCCCCGTCCCCACGACGACCTCTGCACGAGCCGCGTCCTCGTCATGCAGCGCCTCGACGGCGTCGCGCTCAGCAAGGCCGGCCCGCGCGTCGACTCCGCCGGCCTGGACCGGACCGCCCTCGCGCGCACCCTCCTCGACACGGTGCTGCGCCAGATCGTCCTGGACGGCGTCTTCCACGCCGACCCGCACCCCGGCAACATCCTCCTGCTCGACGACGGCCGCCTCGGCCTGATCGACTTCGGCTCCGTCGGACGGCTCGACACCGAACTGCGCGGCTGCCTCCAGCGCATGCTCATCGCCATGAACCGGGGGGACGCGGTCGCGGTGACGGACGCGTTCCTCGAGGTCGTGGCCCGCCCGGACGAACTGGACGAGCAGGGCCTCGCCCGCGCGCTCGGCGCCTTCATGGCCCGCCACCTCGGCCCGGGGACCGCCCCGGACATGACCATGTTCACCGACCTGTTCCGCCTGGTCGCGAGGTTCGACCTCGCCGTCCCGGCCGAGATCGCGGCGGTGTTCCGGGCGCTGGCGACACTGGAGGGCGGCCTGAGCGAGCTCGCCCCCGGCTTCGGCATCGTCACCGAGGCGCACGCGTTCGGCGAGTCCTACCTGCGAGAACGGCTCCACCCCGCCTCCCTGCGCGATGCCGCGAACGACGAACTGCTCAACCTGCTGCCGATCCTGCGCCGCCTCCCCCGCCGTCTGGACCGCATCACCGCCGCAGCGGAGGCGGGCCGCCTGAGCCTGAACGTCCGCCTGTTCGCCGACGAGTCGGACCGCCGCACGGTCACCGGTCTCCTCCAGCAGGTCCTGCTCACCATCCTCGCGTCGACCGCCGGCGTGATGGCGGTGCTGCTGCTGGGCCTGAAGGACGGCCCCGCGATGACCCGGGACGTGACCCTCTTCCAGTTCTTCGGCTACTGCGGCCTGGTCATCTGCTCGGTCCTCTCCCTGCGCGTCCTGGCGGTGGTCTTCCGCCGCTGA
- a CDS encoding helix-turn-helix domain-containing protein, with the protein MQLGARLRRMREESGLSRAEAGEVIRGSASKMSRLELGRHGFKIRDVLDLLTLYGVEDEDERNGFVQLVREAKKPGWWQGHGDIVPGWFEQYLGLEQSAATIRTYEVQYIPGLLQTRDYARAVIGLEHHDAAYGGLERRLALRLRRQEVLHRPTGPTTLWAVIDEAALRRPIGGPRTMRGQVEHLIAVSEDMANVKVQVLPFAAGGHLALGGPITIVRFAEHDLDDVVYLEQLTGARYPEGQEAVRYQKIMDLLGIRAARPARTATFLRDLLGEL; encoded by the coding sequence ATGCAGCTCGGGGCGCGGTTAAGGCGGATGCGCGAGGAGAGCGGTCTCAGCCGGGCGGAGGCCGGCGAGGTGATCCGCGGCTCGGCGTCCAAGATGAGCAGGCTGGAGCTCGGACGGCACGGTTTCAAGATCCGCGACGTTCTCGACCTGCTCACCCTCTACGGCGTCGAGGACGAGGACGAACGGAATGGTTTCGTCCAACTCGTCCGGGAGGCGAAGAAGCCCGGCTGGTGGCAGGGCCACGGCGATATCGTGCCGGGCTGGTTCGAGCAGTATCTCGGCCTTGAACAGTCGGCGGCGACGATTCGCACTTACGAGGTGCAATACATCCCCGGCCTTCTGCAAACGCGTGACTACGCGCGGGCCGTCATCGGCCTGGAACACCATGACGCGGCCTATGGCGGCCTCGAACGGCGCCTCGCCCTGCGGCTGCGGCGGCAGGAGGTCCTGCACCGCCCGACCGGCCCGACCACGCTCTGGGCGGTGATCGACGAGGCGGCGCTGCGGAGGCCGATCGGGGGGCCGCGGACGATGCGCGGCCAGGTCGAGCACCTGATCGCGGTGTCGGAGGACATGGCCAACGTGAAGGTGCAGGTCCTGCCCTTCGCGGCGGGCGGGCACCTGGCGCTGGGCGGGCCGATCACCATCGTCCGGTTCGCCGAGCACGACCTGGACGACGTGGTCTACCTGGAGCAGCTGACCGGCGCCCGCTACCCCGAGGGCCAGGAGGCCGTCCGCTACCAGAAGATCATGGACCTGCTGGGCATCCGCGCGGCCCGCCCCGCCCGTACCGCGACCTTCCTCCGGGACCTGCTCGGCGAGCTCTGA
- a CDS encoding XRE family transcriptional regulator, which yields MLFDCERLTLARRLRGLRKNQLAQAVGTTPKAIGQYEAGVQRPEEPTVRRLAIALGVPVEFFQSGRSPVSMDGAHFRSLRSTTQIERDQALAYGRIATDVVAVLERLVDLPEVDLPEYPVSPEEIAGPGPAEAARLTRKALVERAGPVPHVVRLLESHGVLVLVLPRAAERVDAFSVGVHPRPMVFFNPAKGDYWRNRFDAAHELGHLVMHADAEPGEKIVEDQAHRFAAEFLMPEADIAGELPAGPDWDRLAELKASWGVSMAALLYRARTLGIMTESAYRNAMSALSSRGWRRQEPGPARPLEQPTMLTRALEVVEGAGTDRDRIAGDARVTRADLDLLVPRR from the coding sequence GTGCTGTTCGACTGCGAGCGGCTGACGCTCGCCCGGCGGCTCAGGGGCCTGCGCAAGAACCAGCTCGCGCAGGCCGTCGGGACGACGCCGAAGGCGATCGGGCAGTACGAGGCGGGCGTGCAGAGGCCCGAGGAGCCGACGGTGCGGCGGCTGGCCATCGCGCTGGGCGTGCCCGTCGAGTTCTTCCAGAGCGGCCGCAGCCCGGTCTCCATGGACGGGGCCCATTTCCGGTCGCTCCGCTCGACGACGCAGATCGAGCGGGACCAGGCGCTCGCCTACGGGCGGATCGCCACCGACGTCGTCGCCGTCCTCGAACGGCTCGTCGACCTGCCCGAGGTCGACCTGCCCGAGTACCCGGTCTCGCCGGAGGAGATCGCCGGCCCCGGGCCCGCCGAGGCGGCGAGGCTGACCCGCAAGGCGCTGGTCGAGCGGGCCGGGCCGGTGCCGCACGTCGTCCGGCTGCTGGAGTCCCACGGCGTGCTCGTCCTCGTGCTGCCGCGGGCGGCCGAGCGGGTGGACGCCTTCAGCGTCGGCGTCCACCCGAGGCCGATGGTGTTCTTCAACCCGGCCAAGGGCGACTACTGGCGCAACCGGTTCGACGCGGCCCACGAGCTGGGGCACCTGGTGATGCATGCCGACGCCGAGCCCGGCGAGAAGATCGTCGAGGACCAGGCGCACCGGTTCGCGGCGGAGTTCCTCATGCCGGAGGCCGACATCGCGGGCGAGCTGCCCGCGGGCCCCGACTGGGACCGGCTGGCGGAGCTGAAGGCGTCCTGGGGCGTCAGCATGGCGGCGCTGCTCTACCGGGCCCGCACGCTCGGGATCATGACGGAGTCCGCGTACCGCAACGCGATGAGCGCGCTGAGCTCGCGCGGCTGGCGGCGCCAGGAGCCGGGCCCGGCCCGTCCGCTGGAGCAGCCGACGATGCTCACCCGCGCGCTGGAGGTCGTGGAGGGCGCGGGCACGGATCGTGACCGGATCGCCGGAGACGCCCGGGTCACGCGCGCCGATCTGGACCTGCTCGTCCCGCGGCGGTGA